In Phragmitibacter flavus, one DNA window encodes the following:
- a CDS encoding LamG-like jellyroll fold domain-containing protein, whose product MNQGITRGKTPHSIASVICAILAAAGATTSFSQTNVPVPKQTFTTPQLHTKLRTFTAAEVGQRPTFAAMHRGHLVISGGFADANGQNGKLSTWRLSQSATPNNVGPSRVGVHENNAIFKSHAMGFSGELTQIRASKFTVYDLTNMAAPTVAGVANGGISSSHSSAWGGKYIYTGGEGYGEATGFVDVWDVSNPAAPVRLRSVDVPALTGFRCASVYVIGNVMVVSASLTNGVATFDLNNPADPQLLDVNRDDIGANTYTSYLSGNRLYGGGQNGGFFVYDISDPRNIQVVGHMNPGGTIRYPVLQDEFIHVGNLGNGRYQKIRIDTMPPVLVADIPGFPQAEVAIPIGNLAFVGTASADPNAAGWLIPHDTAVDNRPPVINAIRPINGETNVGLHSMIGVSFTDLLDGPSVNNTSIIVRPQGGTALTGTYAHMGGIVNFSPSGPLQPNTIYEIVVVAGGIKDCSGNAVVGQTISTFSTGSLDATGLGLTLRYPLDETSGTNASDSAGTNPGTLFGFTTPPSPWTTDAAVGTAALTFDGINDFIRTPSFNTGDTFTVSTYVRVPSGTTGLHNIVGNATGGYSVPGWKLFVYGSANTTPGRVAIETGNISGVGGNAASTANNVFPFDRWVHLAATINRTTGTARIWIDGEDLTVDSTIRNDFPTTGELNWGRMVNSGAYLLGQMDDLRLYNRILPEADLLLLRNLAPLTLAHWRLNGDPNDSSPAQRHLTLSATGATYNISTDTAEGTASLALNGTLGHAISPSLELGSAFTASAWVKLNSGNATLNTIFGNTGSGYHTDGWKCFVYGSTHATTPGRIQVETGNGTLGNASVTAINTLPFDQWVHIAIGVDRPSGICRIYLNGVDVTLDQTIVPDFRTLGPVHLGQMANNSYRLAGSIDDVRLHGRWIDDNEIALLAVGKLQGHWSLEGSDADLSGFNRPLTRRNGANFVGEAAKGSLSLGYDGINDYADAPAFSLGDKITLSLWAKMPSGLPPGSRTLLSNSPGGSLSNGFRWFVNNWATNNLALVFETANGTLSANIYAPAGTFLVDQWNHLAMVIDRTTGTADIYCNRRKVNTTSPIRADFGNLTSLNIGAFTGGSAPWLGQIDEVRVYSETASHADIAALGHGSPNIAPIVNTLASNNPAQTTSTSVTFTANVTDPNVGEQFLYLFNYGDGTQSNWQTSPTSTRTYTAPGRHIVTVTVSDGYTTSLPKQMTQIIYNPITANPPSIASEMVFDASRNKVWCVVPDGDNHDNNIATPPIGTIVRFDATTLAVEHRVNLGNDTEPVSCTLRPGSAEIWVVCKNSKTNNGEIKILNASTAAVLSTINIGRGYLPTGVAFAPNGTAAFVACEGAEGVLKYNPTTRALLGSQDIGGPARSISVASDSTRVFVTRFRSPNSGGQVLELNASTLAITRTFTLAPDTTTIDGPNSGRGLPNYLMQTVISPDGRRGWIPAKKDNIYRGLFRDGNSLNHENSVRSLVAQLDLINNNEPIGNRIDLDDAHFPAALAFSPRGDLVFAAMIGNEQINVIDANTRNTLSPINATNGSDLFGHAPTGLCVSPDGSRLYVHNFLERRVRVFDITQLTAGTGSATPLAGTVNLVIAEPLASNVLQGKKLFHNARDPRLALDGYISCASCHIGGDHDGRTWDLGNFGEGLRQTIDLRGHGGMSQGALHWSANFNEIQDFEGQIRDLSGGTGLIANGTPHPPLGTANAGRSTDLDALAAYLTSLSAPLRSPFRNADGTLTAAAINGQTHFTTKGCATCHSGTQFTDSNATTFLRHNIGTQTTQSGNRLNSTLGGIDTPTLKALWSKSPYLHRGQATNIEDIFTPTHAPGTTNHARFRELTAPQQAELIEYLLQIE is encoded by the coding sequence TCACCAACATGGCCGCACCCACGGTCGCCGGTGTCGCCAACGGCGGCATCTCCTCCAGCCATTCCAGCGCCTGGGGCGGCAAATACATCTACACCGGCGGCGAAGGTTACGGCGAAGCCACCGGCTTCGTTGACGTCTGGGATGTTAGCAATCCAGCCGCGCCCGTGCGCCTCCGCTCCGTCGATGTGCCCGCCCTCACCGGCTTCCGCTGCGCTTCTGTCTATGTTATCGGCAACGTCATGGTCGTCTCCGCCAGCCTTACCAACGGCGTCGCCACCTTTGACCTCAACAATCCCGCCGACCCCCAGCTGCTCGACGTCAACCGCGACGACATCGGTGCCAACACCTACACCAGCTACCTCAGTGGCAACCGGCTCTACGGCGGCGGCCAGAACGGCGGCTTCTTCGTGTATGACATCTCCGATCCCCGCAACATCCAAGTCGTCGGCCACATGAACCCCGGCGGCACCATCCGCTACCCCGTTCTTCAGGACGAATTCATCCACGTCGGAAACCTCGGCAACGGACGTTACCAAAAGATCCGCATCGACACCATGCCCCCCGTCCTCGTCGCCGACATCCCCGGATTCCCCCAGGCCGAAGTCGCCATCCCCATCGGCAACCTCGCCTTCGTCGGCACCGCCTCCGCCGATCCCAATGCCGCCGGCTGGCTCATCCCGCACGACACCGCCGTCGACAACCGCCCTCCCGTCATCAACGCCATCCGACCCATCAACGGCGAAACCAACGTCGGTCTCCACAGCATGATCGGCGTTTCTTTCACCGATCTCCTCGACGGACCCAGCGTGAACAACACCTCCATCATCGTCCGACCCCAGGGCGGAACCGCCCTCACCGGCACTTATGCCCACATGGGCGGCATCGTCAATTTCTCCCCCTCCGGCCCCCTCCAGCCCAACACCATCTATGAAATCGTCGTCGTCGCTGGCGGCATCAAAGACTGCTCCGGCAACGCTGTCGTCGGACAAACCATTTCCACCTTTTCCACCGGCTCCCTCGACGCCACCGGACTCGGCCTCACCCTGCGCTATCCGCTCGATGAAACCTCCGGCACTAACGCCAGCGACAGCGCCGGCACCAATCCCGGCACCCTCTTCGGCTTCACCACTCCGCCCAGCCCCTGGACCACCGACGCCGCCGTCGGCACCGCCGCCCTCACCTTCGACGGCATCAACGACTTCATCCGCACCCCCAGCTTCAACACCGGCGACACCTTCACCGTCTCCACCTACGTCCGCGTCCCCTCCGGCACCACCGGCCTGCACAATATCGTCGGCAACGCCACCGGCGGTTACTCCGTCCCCGGCTGGAAACTTTTCGTCTACGGCTCCGCCAACACCACCCCTGGCCGGGTCGCCATCGAAACCGGCAATATCAGCGGCGTCGGTGGCAACGCGGCCTCCACCGCCAACAACGTCTTCCCCTTCGACCGCTGGGTCCACCTCGCCGCCACCATCAACCGCACCACCGGCACCGCCCGCATCTGGATCGATGGCGAGGACCTCACCGTCGACAGCACCATCCGCAACGACTTCCCCACCACCGGCGAACTCAACTGGGGCCGCATGGTCAACAGCGGCGCTTACCTCCTCGGCCAGATGGACGACCTGCGCCTCTACAACCGCATCCTCCCCGAAGCCGACCTCCTTCTCCTCCGCAACCTCGCCCCACTCACCCTCGCCCACTGGCGGCTCAATGGTGATCCCAACGACAGCTCGCCCGCCCAACGCCATCTCACCCTCAGCGCCACCGGAGCCACCTACAACATCAGCACCGACACCGCCGAGGGCACCGCCTCCCTCGCCCTCAACGGCACCCTCGGCCACGCCATCTCCCCCAGCCTCGAACTCGGCTCCGCCTTCACCGCCTCCGCCTGGGTCAAACTCAACTCCGGCAACGCCACCCTCAACACGATCTTCGGCAACACCGGCAGCGGCTACCACACCGACGGCTGGAAATGTTTCGTCTACGGCTCCACCCACGCCACCACCCCCGGCCGCATCCAGGTCGAAACCGGCAACGGCACCCTCGGCAACGCGTCTGTCACGGCCATCAACACCCTGCCCTTCGACCAATGGGTTCATATCGCCATCGGTGTCGACCGCCCCTCCGGCATCTGCCGCATTTACCTCAACGGCGTCGACGTCACCCTCGACCAAACCATCGTCCCCGACTTCCGCACCCTCGGCCCCGTCCACCTCGGTCAAATGGCCAACAACAGCTACCGCCTAGCCGGCTCCATCGACGACGTGCGCCTGCACGGACGCTGGATCGACGACAACGAAATCGCCCTGCTCGCCGTCGGCAAACTCCAGGGCCACTGGTCCCTCGAAGGCAGCGACGCCGACCTCTCCGGCTTCAACCGCCCCCTCACCCGCCGCAACGGAGCCAACTTCGTCGGCGAAGCCGCCAAAGGCAGCCTCAGCCTCGGTTACGACGGCATCAACGACTACGCCGACGCCCCCGCCTTCTCCCTCGGCGACAAAATCACCCTCTCCCTCTGGGCCAAAATGCCCTCCGGCCTCCCCCCCGGCTCCCGCACCCTGCTATCGAATTCTCCCGGTGGCAGCCTCAGCAACGGCTTCCGTTGGTTCGTCAACAACTGGGCCACCAACAACCTCGCCCTCGTTTTCGAAACCGCCAACGGCACCCTGTCCGCCAACATCTACGCCCCCGCCGGCACCTTCCTCGTCGATCAATGGAACCACCTCGCGATGGTCATCGACCGCACCACCGGCACCGCCGACATCTATTGCAACCGACGCAAGGTCAACACCACCTCCCCCATCCGCGCCGACTTCGGCAATCTGACCTCCCTCAACATTGGTGCCTTCACCGGCGGCAGCGCCCCCTGGCTCGGTCAGATCGATGAAGTCCGCGTCTACTCCGAAACCGCCAGCCACGCCGACATCGCCGCCCTCGGCCACGGCTCCCCCAACATCGCCCCCATCGTCAACACCCTCGCCTCCAACAACCCCGCCCAAACCACCAGCACCAGCGTCACCTTCACCGCCAACGTCACCGATCCCAACGTCGGCGAACAATTCCTCTACCTCTTCAACTACGGCGACGGCACCCAGAGCAACTGGCAAACCTCCCCGACTTCCACCCGCACCTACACCGCCCCCGGACGTCACATTGTCACCGTCACCGTTTCCGACGGCTACACCACTTCCTTGCCCAAACAGATGACCCAAATCATCTACAACCCCATCACCGCCAATCCCCCCTCCATCGCCTCCGAGATGGTCTTCGATGCCAGCCGCAACAAAGTCTGGTGCGTCGTCCCCGATGGCGACAATCACGACAACAACATCGCCACCCCCCCCATCGGCACCATCGTGCGTTTCGACGCCACCACCCTCGCCGTCGAACACCGTGTCAACCTCGGCAACGACACCGAACCCGTCTCCTGCACCCTCCGCCCCGGCTCGGCAGAAATCTGGGTCGTCTGCAAAAACTCCAAAACCAACAACGGCGAAATCAAAATCCTCAACGCCTCCACCGCCGCCGTCCTAAGCACCATCAACATCGGTCGCGGATACCTCCCCACCGGCGTCGCCTTCGCGCCCAATGGCACCGCCGCCTTCGTGGCCTGCGAAGGAGCCGAAGGCGTGCTCAAATACAACCCCACCACGCGTGCCTTGCTCGGCAGTCAGGACATCGGCGGCCCCGCCCGCAGCATCTCCGTCGCCTCCGACTCCACCCGCGTCTTCGTCACCCGCTTCCGATCCCCCAACAGCGGCGGCCAGGTGCTCGAACTCAACGCCTCCACCCTCGCCATCACCCGCACCTTCACCCTCGCGCCCGACACCACCACCATCGACGGACCCAACTCCGGACGCGGCCTCCCCAACTACCTCATGCAAACCGTCATCTCCCCCGACGGACGCCGCGGCTGGATCCCCGCCAAAAAAGACAACATCTACCGCGGCCTGTTCCGCGACGGCAACTCCCTCAATCACGAAAACTCAGTCCGCTCCCTCGTCGCCCAGCTCGACCTCATCAACAACAACGAACCCATCGGCAATCGCATCGACCTCGACGACGCCCACTTCCCCGCCGCCCTCGCCTTCAGCCCGCGCGGCGACCTCGTCTTCGCCGCCATGATCGGCAACGAACAAATCAACGTCATTGACGCCAACACCCGCAACACCCTCAGCCCCATCAACGCCACCAATGGCAGCGACCTGTTCGGCCACGCCCCCACCGGACTCTGCGTCTCCCCCGACGGCTCACGCCTCTACGTTCACAACTTCCTCGAGCGCCGCGTCCGCGTCTTCGACATCACCCAGCTCACCGCCGGCACCGGTTCCGCCACTCCATTGGCAGGCACCGTCAACCTCGTCATCGCCGAACCCCTCGCCAGCAACGTCCTCCAAGGCAAAAAACTCTTCCACAACGCCCGCGACCCGCGTCTCGCCCTCGACGGTTACATCAGTTGCGCCAGTTGCCACATCGGCGGCGACCACGACGGCCGCACCTGGGACCTCGGCAACTTCGGCGAAGGCCTCCGTCAAACCATCGACCTGCGCGGTCACGGCGGCATGTCGCAAGGCGCCCTTCACTGGAGCGCCAACTTCAACGAGATCCAGGATTTCGAAGGGCAAATCCGCGACCTCAGTGGCGGCACCGGCCTCATCGCCAATGGCACCCCCCATCCACCCCTCGGCACCGCCAACGCCGGACGCAGCACCGACCTCGACGCCCTCGCTGCCTACCTCACCTCATTGAGTGCCCCTTTGCGCAGTCCCTTCCGCAATGCCGACGGCACCCTCACCGCCGCCGCCATCAATGGTCAAACCCACTTCACCACCAAAGGCTGCGCCACCTGTCACAGCGGCACGCAGTTCACCGACTCCAACGCCACCACCTTCCTCCGTCACAACATCGGCACCCAGACCACCCAATCCGGCAACCGCCTCAACAGCACCCTCGGTGGCATCGACACCCCAACGTTGAAAGCCCTCTGGTCCAAATCCCCCTACCTCCACCGCGGCCAAGCCACAAATATAGAAGACATCTTCACCCCCACCCACGCCCCCGGCACCACCAACCACGCCCGCTTCCGCGAACTTACCGCCCCTCAACAAGCCGAGCTCATCGAGTATCTCCTGCAGATTGAGTGA
- a CDS encoding GNAT family acetyltransferase, whose product MNIRTYNPSDENAVIHLWELCGLIAPQNNPQLDIQRKLADSPDLFLVGTHDYNNEIVATVMAGYDGHRGWINYLAVAPHLQKTGYGRQIMDHAETLLRELGCPKINLQVRSTNQQVIDFYQRIGFTFDDVQTMGKRLVTDEPYQG is encoded by the coding sequence ATGAACATCCGCACCTACAACCCCTCTGACGAAAACGCCGTCATTCACTTGTGGGAACTCTGCGGACTCATCGCCCCTCAAAACAACCCCCAACTCGACATCCAACGCAAACTCGCCGACTCCCCTGACTTGTTCCTCGTCGGCACCCATGACTACAACAACGAAATCGTCGCCACCGTCATGGCGGGTTACGACGGACATCGCGGCTGGATCAACTACCTTGCCGTCGCGCCCCATCTGCAAAAAACCGGCTACGGGCGCCAGATCATGGACCACGCCGAAACCCTTCTCCGCGAACTCGGCTGCCCCAAAATCAACCTCCAGGTGCGCTCCACCAACCAACAAGTCATCGACTTCTACCAACGCATCGGCTTCACCTTCGACGATGTGCAAACCATGGGCAAACGCCTGGTCACCGACGAACCCTACCAAGGCTGA
- a CDS encoding cupin domain-containing protein — translation MPTPQSQSQSQSDRILDFAATGMWWEVTKTTEETNGASFEAINIVVSGFEGPPLHIHPHAEEIYSVLEGKLDVYVNGQWRTLGPGETATVPVGVPHTLKNPHPTEVRLINIHQPALDIERMFRRMHRLIADGKLTLPPKSFSATVLISMLFVAHSKEIRSIKPPHLVMGAFAILGKCLGYRLPV, via the coding sequence ATGCCCACTCCCCAATCTCAATCTCAATCTCAATCTGATCGCATCCTGGACTTCGCCGCCACCGGCATGTGGTGGGAGGTCACCAAAACCACCGAAGAAACCAACGGTGCCTCCTTCGAAGCCATCAACATCGTCGTCTCTGGTTTTGAGGGTCCTCCGCTGCACATCCATCCGCATGCCGAAGAGATCTACTCGGTGCTGGAAGGCAAGCTCGACGTTTACGTCAACGGCCAATGGCGCACCCTCGGCCCAGGCGAAACCGCCACGGTTCCAGTCGGTGTTCCCCACACGCTCAAGAATCCGCATCCCACTGAGGTGCGCCTGATCAATATCCATCAACCCGCGCTGGACATCGAACGCATGTTCCGCCGCATGCATCGTCTCATCGCCGATGGCAAACTCACCCTTCCTCCCAAATCCTTCAGCGCCACGGTTCTGATCTCCATGCTTTTCGTGGCGCATTCAAAAGAGATACGCTCCATCAAACCACCGCATCTCGTGATGGGTGCGTTTGCGATTCTCGGCAAATGCCTCGGTTATCGTCTGCCTGTTTGA
- a CDS encoding nucleotidyl transferase AbiEii/AbiGii toxin family protein translates to MERADIKWCAIGGVAVNHWAEEPMVTQDVDFVVAAADVDKAVSLLSDAGFSADRFRWSVNFKGQSKVSIQLSTEEVYLSFPDRSVAADVHGILLRVASLEDTLTGKILAWRDFTHRQSKRIKDFADIARLVESHPVLWSLLPESLQSEIEKPE, encoded by the coding sequence TTGGAGCGTGCCGACATCAAGTGGTGCGCCATCGGAGGTGTGGCGGTCAACCACTGGGCCGAAGAACCCATGGTGACTCAAGATGTTGACTTCGTCGTCGCAGCCGCCGACGTTGACAAAGCCGTCTCCCTGCTTTCCGACGCAGGATTCAGCGCTGACCGCTTCCGATGGTCGGTAAACTTCAAAGGCCAATCAAAGGTCAGCATTCAACTGAGCACCGAAGAAGTTTACCTTTCCTTTCCAGATCGATCGGTTGCCGCTGATGTTCACGGCATCCTTCTCAGGGTAGCCTCGTTGGAAGATACCCTCACTGGCAAAATTCTCGCGTGGCGCGATTTCACCCATCGCCAAAGTAAAAGAATCAAGGACTTCGCCGACATCGCACGGCTAGTCGAATCACACCCAGTGCTCTGGTCGTTGCTCCCCGAAAGTTTACAGTCGGAGATTGAGAAACCCGAGTGA
- a CDS encoding glycosyltransferase: MSPIVSVVLSSYNHVAFVADAVASVLSQDFADFELVIRDDGSTDGTAELLKTFDDPRTVMIEGGFNVGGAASLNRCIRQARGEFVAVINSDDVWLPHRLSTQLEIMQARPSLGAVFSLAEVIDEAGGDSVDEGHPYRSIFREENRSRQDWLRFFFDFGNCLCHPSVLIRRHVYEELGFYDPLMVQLPDFDMWIRLCSRHDLHIHQEPLLQFRVLNNQANASGDSALKRERLAYETTKVLSHYAKAPVLDDLHEVLPEWIAPDAGVEDRLKGLAAAALAKESSAHHCFALDCHRAVEAIRPQAECDGSLLKSGLRARAFSHVFAPWTICRVEWRKAGEKFNKRASKECRLDPGLMGQDSIELPEGTVQVRLSFAEAVSILELGELSLIDTSGRVGWSLVPSSQQEIKVSGASWLEADHSGGSDIDTDGKWMLAGEAGGSVRIQLPEIEPGQHWRLVFKLAVRQDLRQLVETNKQLAKRVKALEEAKAASSTETSWLKRWI, encoded by the coding sequence ATGAGCCCTATTGTTTCTGTTGTTCTCAGTTCCTATAACCACGTCGCCTTTGTAGCGGACGCGGTTGCCAGTGTGCTGAGCCAGGATTTTGCCGACTTCGAATTGGTGATCCGCGATGACGGATCGACGGACGGGACGGCGGAGCTGCTGAAGACTTTTGATGATCCGCGGACGGTGATGATTGAAGGTGGTTTCAACGTGGGCGGCGCGGCATCATTAAACCGGTGCATCCGGCAGGCGCGCGGAGAATTTGTGGCGGTGATCAACTCCGATGACGTCTGGCTGCCGCATCGATTGTCGACCCAATTGGAAATCATGCAGGCGCGCCCATCATTGGGTGCGGTATTTTCCCTAGCGGAAGTGATCGATGAAGCGGGAGGGGATTCGGTTGATGAAGGGCATCCGTATCGATCAATTTTCCGGGAGGAAAATCGTTCGCGCCAGGATTGGCTGCGCTTCTTTTTTGATTTTGGGAACTGCCTCTGTCATCCCAGTGTATTGATTCGGAGACACGTTTATGAGGAGTTGGGATTTTACGATCCGCTGATGGTTCAGCTGCCGGATTTTGACATGTGGATCCGCCTGTGTTCCCGCCATGACCTTCATATTCATCAGGAGCCCTTGTTGCAGTTCCGGGTTCTCAATAACCAGGCCAATGCGAGCGGCGATTCAGCATTGAAACGCGAGCGGCTGGCGTATGAAACCACCAAGGTGCTCTCGCACTATGCGAAGGCTCCGGTGCTTGATGATTTGCATGAAGTGCTGCCGGAGTGGATTGCGCCTGATGCGGGCGTCGAGGATCGATTGAAGGGGCTCGCTGCGGCCGCGTTGGCGAAGGAGTCTTCTGCCCATCATTGTTTTGCGTTGGACTGTCATCGCGCCGTGGAGGCGATTCGACCTCAAGCAGAGTGTGATGGCAGCCTGCTCAAAAGCGGGTTGAGAGCGCGGGCCTTCTCGCATGTATTTGCTCCATGGACCATTTGTCGAGTCGAGTGGCGCAAGGCGGGGGAGAAATTCAACAAACGGGCGTCGAAAGAGTGTCGGCTTGATCCAGGCTTGATGGGTCAGGATTCGATCGAGTTGCCCGAGGGCACCGTCCAGGTGCGCCTGAGTTTTGCCGAGGCAGTGTCAATCCTGGAACTGGGCGAATTGAGTCTGATTGATACCAGTGGCCGGGTGGGATGGAGTCTGGTCCCATCGTCGCAACAGGAGATCAAGGTCTCGGGGGCTTCGTGGCTGGAAGCGGATCACAGTGGCGGTTCCGATATCGATACCGATGGGAAGTGGATGCTCGCAGGCGAGGCTGGTGGAAGTGTTCGAATCCAGTTGCCGGAGATCGAGCCGGGCCAGCATTGGCGTCTGGTTTTCAAGTTGGCGGTGCGTCAAGATCTTCGCCAGTTGGTCGAGACGAACAAGCAACTGGCGAAGAGGGTGAAGGCGTTGGAGGAGGCCAAGGCGGCCAGTTCGACCGAGACGTCCTGGTTGAAGCGGTGGATTTGA
- a CDS encoding DegT/DnrJ/EryC1/StrS family aminotransferase codes for MRLTRPLLPNLSSYVLKLEEIWKSGWMTNGGKQNSDLVEVLRTRLRCANVATFNNGTTALLLALRALRLRGEVVTTPFTFPATTHAIDWAGLTPVFADIDARTGCLDPAAVEAAVTKDTSAILAVHVFGIPCDVEALGAIAKKHGLKLIYDAAHAFGVEVGGRAIGSYGDISMFSLHATKLFHTAEGGALTFRDASLAKDLHLLHNFGIADEDHVAMSGINGKMNELQAALGLCVMEVLDEEYAKRATVVKRYRDQLRNVPGVECMLPGPGVRPSMQYMPVRIGPESHSDRDAMFNGMRQQNIMSRRYFRPLCSSIEPYAHLPSAAPQGLPNAVGLEKEILCLPLHGGLKDEDVDRVCEVLVAGSAK; via the coding sequence GTGCGCTTGACGAGACCCCTGTTGCCAAATCTAAGTTCTTACGTCCTGAAACTTGAAGAAATTTGGAAGTCGGGATGGATGACCAATGGAGGGAAACAGAACAGCGACCTTGTTGAGGTGCTGCGGACGCGGTTGAGATGTGCCAATGTGGCAACGTTCAACAATGGAACCACGGCTTTGTTGCTTGCCCTGCGTGCGCTAAGGCTGCGAGGGGAAGTGGTCACCACGCCGTTCACTTTCCCGGCCACCACCCATGCGATTGATTGGGCCGGGTTGACGCCGGTATTTGCTGACATCGATGCCCGCACGGGTTGTCTTGATCCAGCAGCGGTGGAGGCGGCCGTCACCAAAGACACCAGTGCGATCCTGGCGGTGCATGTGTTTGGCATTCCGTGTGATGTCGAGGCGCTTGGAGCGATCGCGAAGAAACATGGACTGAAATTGATCTACGATGCGGCGCATGCCTTCGGGGTGGAGGTTGGGGGGCGTGCCATTGGATCTTATGGAGACATCAGCATGTTCAGCCTGCATGCGACCAAGCTGTTTCACACGGCTGAGGGCGGTGCTTTGACGTTTCGCGACGCCTCTTTGGCGAAGGATCTCCATCTGCTGCATAATTTCGGGATTGCCGACGAGGACCATGTGGCGATGTCTGGGATCAATGGAAAGATGAATGAACTGCAGGCCGCGCTGGGGCTTTGTGTCATGGAGGTGCTTGACGAAGAGTATGCGAAGCGCGCTACGGTGGTGAAACGTTATCGGGATCAGTTGCGCAATGTGCCAGGAGTGGAGTGCATGCTTCCAGGTCCTGGGGTGCGTCCCAGCATGCAATACATGCCTGTCCGAATCGGACCCGAATCCCATTCCGACCGCGATGCGATGTTCAATGGTATGAGGCAACAAAACATCATGTCGCGGCGCTATTTCAGGCCGCTGTGTTCGAGCATCGAGCCCTATGCGCATTTGCCCTCGGCTGCGCCCCAAGGTTTGCCAAATGCGGTGGGTCTGGAGAAGGAAATCCTCTGCCTGCCGCTGCATGGTGGATTGAAGGACGAGGACGTTGACCGGGTTTGCGAGGTTTTGGTTGCCGGGTCGGCGAAATGA